A single uncultured Cohaesibacter sp. DNA region contains:
- a CDS encoding ABC transporter ATP-binding protein, which produces MTSKAPTETIISLHDVHLSLGHGNSMVHILKGIELEIDRGDSVGLVGPSGSGKSTLLMVMAGLEQADNGKVLVEGSDLSVMDEDTLARFRGAQIGIIFQSFHLVPTMTALENTAIPLELAGRSDAFDVAKAELEAVGLGHRVHHYPAEMSGGEQQRVAIARALAPRPSILIADEPTGNLDSDTGKEISDLMFRLHKERGMTLMLVTHDPVLADRCERVVRLKSGQLVEEPHELNDETVN; this is translated from the coding sequence ATGACGTCAAAGGCCCCGACCGAAACCATCATTTCGCTGCATGACGTCCATTTGAGCCTCGGGCACGGCAATTCGATGGTGCATATTCTGAAGGGGATCGAATTGGAAATTGATCGCGGGGATTCCGTCGGACTGGTGGGGCCATCCGGGTCGGGCAAGTCCACTCTGCTGATGGTGATGGCAGGGCTTGAGCAGGCTGACAATGGCAAGGTTCTGGTTGAAGGCAGCGACCTGTCTGTGATGGACGAGGACACGCTCGCGCGGTTTCGCGGGGCGCAGATCGGTATCATTTTCCAGTCCTTTCATCTGGTGCCAACCATGACGGCGCTTGAAAACACGGCTATTCCGCTTGAGCTTGCCGGGCGCAGCGACGCCTTCGATGTTGCCAAAGCGGAACTGGAAGCGGTGGGTCTCGGGCACCGCGTTCATCATTATCCGGCCGAAATGTCCGGGGGCGAACAGCAGAGGGTGGCGATTGCCCGCGCGCTGGCACCCCGGCCATCGATCCTGATTGCTGATGAGCCGACGGGAAACCTCGACAGTGACACCGGCAAGGAAATCTCCGATCTGATGTTCCGCCTGCACAAGGAGCGTGGCATGACCTTGATGCTGGTCACCCATGATCCGGTGCTGGCGGATCGTTGCGAGCGTGTGGTGCGCTTGAAGTCCGGCCAACTGGTCGAGGAGCCGCACGAACTGAACGACGAGACCGTGAACTGA
- the thpR gene encoding RNA 2',3'-cyclic phosphodiesterase — MPRLFAGIEIPQPITTLLSLQKGGLYGARWVDDTNYHITLRFMGDVDYSLANEIVFQMSQVQYPEFDLSLRGVGSFGARKPHSIFAAVQSSEDLYLLHQEIERRMKKLGLKSDKHDYTPHVTLARLKKTAEPIDVANYLALRGHFQTEHFTVPRFVLYSSRDSTGGGPYVVEETFDLL, encoded by the coding sequence ATGCCACGCCTGTTTGCCGGTATAGAAATCCCCCAACCAATCACAACTCTGTTGTCATTGCAGAAGGGCGGCCTTTATGGGGCCCGCTGGGTGGACGATACCAACTATCACATCACCTTGCGCTTCATGGGTGATGTCGACTATTCCCTGGCCAACGAGATCGTCTTTCAGATGTCACAGGTCCAGTATCCCGAATTCGACCTCTCCTTGCGCGGTGTCGGATCCTTCGGAGCAAGAAAACCCCATTCCATATTTGCGGCAGTCCAGAGCAGCGAGGATCTCTACCTCCTGCATCAGGAGATTGAGCGCCGTATGAAGAAACTCGGCCTGAAATCCGACAAGCATGATTACACGCCTCATGTCACCCTCGCCCGCCTGAAAAAGACGGCCGAGCCCATCGATGTGGCCAACTATCTTGCCCTGCGCGGACATTTCCAGACCGAACACTTCACCGTCCCCCGCTTCGTGCTTTATTCCTCGCGCGACAGCACGGGAGGCGGACCATATGTGGTCGAGGAAACCTTCGACCTGCTCTGA
- a CDS encoding arylesterase: MTPQRQSKARAIAIAKETHHDSLMRLALGLGLVFLALILAISQARAAETTRILVFGDSLSAGYQLPDGEGFTGQLQDALVEAGLEVEVVNAAVSGDTTASGLSRLDWSTPEGIDLVLLELGANDALQGLPVDRAKANLASMIEKFRQKGAKVALMGMRSPPNMGKDYVTAFDAIYPDLAEQHEIPLYPFFLEDVAGQPSLNLADGIHPTTEGISIIVKNVAPFVQDIVKTLN, encoded by the coding sequence ATGACGCCTCAAAGACAATCGAAAGCCCGTGCCATTGCGATAGCAAAAGAGACCCATCACGATTCTTTGATGCGGCTGGCGTTGGGGCTGGGCCTTGTATTTCTCGCGCTGATCCTCGCCATCTCTCAAGCGCGCGCAGCCGAGACGACGCGCATTCTGGTCTTTGGCGACAGCCTGTCAGCCGGCTATCAGCTCCCCGATGGTGAAGGCTTCACCGGCCAGCTGCAGGATGCTCTCGTTGAGGCGGGCCTTGAGGTTGAAGTGGTCAATGCCGCCGTTTCCGGCGACACCACGGCATCGGGCCTCTCCCGTCTCGACTGGTCGACCCCCGAAGGCATCGATCTCGTGCTGCTCGAACTTGGCGCCAACGACGCCCTGCAGGGCCTCCCCGTTGACCGGGCCAAGGCCAATCTCGCCAGCATGATCGAAAAGTTCCGGCAAAAAGGCGCAAAGGTAGCCCTGATGGGTATGCGGTCGCCCCCGAACATGGGAAAGGACTATGTCACCGCCTTTGATGCAATCTATCCGGACCTTGCCGAACAACACGAGATCCCGCTCTACCCCTTCTTCCTTGAAGATGTCGCAGGCCAGCCCTCCCTGAACCTCGCTGACGGCATCCACCCCACCACCGAAGGCATCAGCATCATTGTCAAAAATGTTGCACCCTTCGTCCAAGACATTGTAAAAACCCTGAACTGA
- a CDS encoding DUF4440 domain-containing protein — protein MFTPFWRMEEQFWLLGPDYYAGHLAQNARMIFPDPVGIIENGNIIEMLRQAPRWRSVEISERSQARLEETIILAYHAVGVRDSGATYKAYCSSIYVKTEGDWQLLAHQQTPID, from the coding sequence ATGTTTACACCATTTTGGCGGATGGAAGAGCAGTTCTGGCTGTTGGGTCCGGACTATTATGCAGGCCATCTAGCCCAGAATGCCCGGATGATTTTTCCTGACCCTGTGGGCATTATCGAAAATGGAAACATCATCGAGATGCTGCGTCAGGCACCAAGATGGCGGTCCGTGGAAATCTCCGAGCGATCGCAAGCACGTCTGGAGGAAACCATCATCCTTGCCTATCACGCTGTGGGTGTTCGTGACTCCGGAGCCACCTACAAGGCCTATTGTTCGAGCATCTATGTCAAGACCGAAGGGGACTGGCAGTTGCTGGCCCATCAGCAGACACCGATTGACTGA
- a CDS encoding DUF4424 family protein, producing the protein MSVFSWPLPRSLWGAMLVLLSGWLIAVPVEAQQTYNNAGLAAHGIHIDGAKDLTLQRQELYLSTQEIRLHYEFRNEASRDLQLRVSFPIDGIESRPAAIYIRGDDRPVEDPANFLDLAVSANGQAVVPEPRFLAIWDKDITDELSAYNIPLNRFDPDYASKMADLPADVIEALREKGLVDDDYSSRASSWMSEWYLEVDYAWVQVFPAGAVTTLDLVWHPMIHQNYLGKADLTSGSGPFDLEPYCLDSSVVDAFEQHGPETLMESDYSTSRRLDFQWSREGGWSAPVGSFQLVIDRLNPEILFSTCQQGLKQVSPTRYELQATDYRPEESLQMLFIELANPASSN; encoded by the coding sequence ATGTCGGTTTTTTCCTGGCCTCTGCCCCGGTCGCTTTGGGGCGCCATGCTTGTCCTCCTGTCCGGTTGGTTGATCGCTGTCCCGGTCGAGGCTCAACAGACCTACAACAATGCGGGCCTTGCAGCACACGGTATCCATATTGACGGTGCCAAGGATCTGACCCTGCAGAGACAGGAACTCTATCTCAGTACGCAGGAAATCCGCCTTCACTATGAATTCAGGAACGAGGCATCGCGCGATCTTCAGCTGCGGGTCAGCTTTCCGATCGACGGGATCGAATCTCGCCCGGCGGCGATTTATATCCGTGGTGATGACAGGCCTGTCGAAGACCCGGCGAATTTTCTCGATCTGGCGGTGAGTGCAAATGGGCAAGCCGTTGTCCCCGAGCCACGGTTTCTCGCGATCTGGGACAAGGATATCACCGACGAGCTTTCGGCCTACAACATTCCGCTCAACCGGTTTGACCCGGACTACGCAAGCAAGATGGCTGATCTTCCCGCTGATGTGATCGAGGCGTTGAGAGAGAAGGGGCTGGTGGATGACGATTATTCTTCACGTGCCTCGTCATGGATGTCTGAATGGTATCTGGAGGTCGACTATGCATGGGTGCAGGTCTTTCCCGCCGGAGCCGTCACCACACTTGATCTGGTGTGGCATCCGATGATCCATCAGAATTATCTGGGCAAGGCGGATCTGACGTCCGGCAGCGGTCCTTTTGATTTGGAGCCCTATTGCCTCGACAGTTCTGTCGTTGATGCCTTCGAGCAACATGGTCCCGAGACCTTGATGGAGAGCGACTACAGCACCAGTCGGCGGCTTGACTTTCAGTGGTCGCGGGAGGGTGGCTGGAGCGCTCCTGTCGGCTCTTTCCAACTCGTGATCGATCGCCTCAATCCAGAGATTCTGTTCTCGACCTGTCAGCAGGGTCTCAAACAGGTCTCGCCCACCCGATATGAGCTTCAGGCAACCGACTATAGGCCAGAAGAAAGCCTGCAGATGCTTTTCATCGAGTTGGCCAATCCCGCCTCCTCCAACTGA
- a CDS encoding FtsX-like permease family protein has translation MANISVDPALDGHASSPAIGAKGGKLANIALAFRFALRELRGGLSGFYIFLACIALGVAAIGGVGSASKALTGGLEESGREILGGDLSLSAIHTRINNEQRAFLSQFGRLGDLASLRAMARTEDASEQMLIEVKAVDDAYPLVGTLETREGKVLAPGEVLVDPMLLDRLDLEIGDALVIGSGHFTIRDAVTSAPDELASGVAFGPPVLMSLADLGKTDLLQPGAIVRWTTRLAMPGNPDLDSINGVIEQIREAYPDNGWRIRSRANAAQGLSRNIERFAAFLVLVGLASLITGGVGIANAVRSFVASRQTTIASYKCLGAPSWLIVEIYLAQILIITLIGIVIGLVLAAIVPFILAAVLPANLPLSASLFHPAQLGIAALFGVLAALLFSMRPLLRARSIPATALFRDQIAPVRYRATKVDWLIMLVLGLLLVGLVLATSEQLLVSAGFLAGMVVVFGLLRLIAFAIMMGARHFPRIRRVVPRLAVANLHRPGALTPSVALSLGLGLSLLVTLVLIDLNLRQQLTGTIRDQAPNFFFVNIQNSEVDAFEARLDALAPGGTRERVPMLRGRITSLKGTPTSEYEAGEGAAWVLRGDRGITYSAEPPENSKVVEGNWWSDDYDGPPLVSFDEEIAAELNLSIGDKITVNVLGRTIEAKLANLRTIEWQSLGINFVMIFSPNTFDGAPHAHLATLALPEQPGEDADALRSRESGIMKAIVQDFPTVTTVRVGEALERVNDLVRQLAWGMRAASSLAVIASILVLAGALAAGQRERIYDAVILKTLGASRAQVLSAYCLEYGMLGLTTAIFALIIGHIAAFLVITRVMDMTFAWQPVASLIAVIVAMVLTILLGLLGTWSSLNRKPARVLRAG, from the coding sequence ATGGCCAATATCTCTGTTGATCCCGCCCTTGACGGGCATGCTTCGTCTCCGGCTATTGGCGCGAAGGGCGGAAAGCTCGCCAATATTGCCTTGGCCTTCCGTTTCGCCTTGAGAGAACTCAGGGGCGGTCTGTCCGGCTTTTATATCTTTCTGGCCTGTATCGCGCTTGGCGTTGCGGCCATCGGTGGCGTAGGCTCGGCCTCTAAAGCGTTGACCGGTGGACTTGAGGAAAGTGGGCGCGAAATTCTCGGGGGCGATCTCTCGCTGTCGGCGATCCATACCCGCATCAATAACGAACAGAGGGCGTTTCTGTCCCAGTTCGGGCGACTGGGTGATCTTGCCTCCCTGCGGGCCATGGCACGCACAGAGGATGCCTCCGAGCAGATGCTGATCGAGGTGAAGGCCGTTGACGATGCCTATCCTCTGGTCGGTACGCTGGAGACGCGTGAGGGCAAGGTGCTTGCGCCGGGCGAGGTGCTGGTTGATCCGATGCTGCTTGATCGGCTCGATCTTGAGATCGGCGATGCTCTGGTGATCGGATCCGGGCACTTCACGATCAGGGATGCGGTGACCTCCGCGCCGGATGAACTCGCATCAGGGGTTGCCTTCGGGCCGCCGGTGCTGATGAGCCTTGCAGATCTCGGCAAGACCGACTTGTTACAGCCCGGAGCCATTGTGCGCTGGACTACCCGTCTTGCCATGCCGGGGAACCCGGATCTCGACAGTATCAACGGGGTAATCGAGCAAATCCGGGAAGCCTATCCGGACAATGGCTGGCGGATCCGATCCCGGGCCAATGCGGCGCAAGGGCTGTCGCGCAACATCGAGCGCTTTGCCGCCTTTCTGGTGCTGGTTGGTCTTGCCTCGCTGATCACCGGCGGGGTCGGCATTGCCAATGCGGTCCGGTCTTTTGTTGCCTCTAGGCAGACGACGATTGCCAGCTACAAGTGTTTGGGGGCACCGAGCTGGCTGATTGTCGAGATCTATCTGGCGCAAATCCTGATCATCACTCTGATCGGGATTGTGATCGGGCTTGTGCTCGCGGCTATTGTGCCGTTCATTCTGGCGGCGGTTCTGCCTGCCAATCTACCGCTCTCGGCCAGCCTGTTCCATCCGGCCCAGCTGGGGATTGCGGCGCTCTTTGGTGTGTTGGCGGCGCTTCTCTTCTCGATGCGACCCTTGCTGAGAGCGCGGTCCATTCCTGCGACGGCCCTTTTTCGTGATCAGATCGCGCCCGTTCGCTATCGAGCCACCAAGGTCGACTGGCTGATCATGCTCGTTCTGGGCCTGTTGCTGGTCGGGCTTGTGCTGGCGACCTCGGAGCAGTTGTTGGTGTCGGCCGGGTTCCTTGCTGGCATGGTGGTGGTGTTCGGTCTGTTGCGTCTCATTGCCTTTGCCATCATGATGGGTGCGCGGCATTTCCCGCGCATTCGTCGGGTGGTGCCGCGTCTTGCAGTGGCCAATCTGCATCGACCCGGTGCGCTGACGCCGTCTGTTGCCCTGTCGCTCGGGCTTGGGCTCAGCCTTCTGGTGACCTTGGTTCTGATTGATCTCAATCTGCGCCAGCAACTGACCGGAACCATCAGGGATCAGGCGCCGAACTTCTTTTTCGTCAACATTCAGAACAGCGAGGTGGATGCCTTCGAAGCCCGCCTTGATGCGCTGGCTCCCGGCGGGACCAGAGAGCGTGTTCCAATGCTGCGCGGGCGCATCACGTCGCTGAAGGGCACTCCGACCAGCGAGTATGAAGCCGGTGAAGGCGCAGCGTGGGTTTTGCGCGGTGACCGAGGGATTACCTATTCGGCAGAACCACCGGAGAATTCCAAGGTGGTGGAGGGGAATTGGTGGTCTGATGATTATGACGGCCCGCCGCTGGTCTCGTTTGATGAAGAAATCGCAGCGGAGCTCAATCTGTCGATTGGTGACAAGATCACGGTCAATGTGCTCGGCCGCACCATCGAGGCGAAACTGGCGAATTTGCGGACCATTGAATGGCAATCGCTGGGCATCAATTTCGTGATGATTTTCTCGCCCAACACCTTTGACGGAGCGCCACATGCCCATCTGGCGACCTTGGCTCTGCCCGAGCAGCCCGGTGAAGATGCGGATGCCCTGCGATCAAGGGAATCTGGGATTATGAAGGCCATTGTTCAGGATTTCCCGACCGTGACGACGGTCAGGGTCGGCGAGGCGCTTGAACGGGTCAATGATCTGGTGCGTCAGCTTGCCTGGGGCATGAGGGCGGCCTCTTCGCTTGCCGTTATTGCCTCCATTCTGGTTCTTGCAGGCGCGCTGGCAGCTGGTCAGAGAGAGCGCATTTATGATGCCGTCATCCTGAAGACCTTGGGAGCCAGCCGGGCGCAGGTGCTTTCGGCCTATTGTCTCGAATATGGCATGCTGGGTCTGACGACGGCGATCTTCGCCCTGATCATCGGTCACATTGCTGCGTTTCTGGTGATTACGAGGGTCATGGACATGACGTTTGCCTGGCAACCGGTCGCCTCACTGATTGCGGTGATTGTCGCCATGGTGCTGACGATCCTTCTTGGCCTGTTGGGCACATGGTCGAGCCTCAACCGGAAACCGGCGCGTGTCTTGCGCGCCGGATAA
- a CDS encoding Bax inhibitor-1/YccA family protein has protein sequence MSNDFRQSAHLGGRAAEMARIDQGLRSYMLKVYNYMAIALGVTGVFAYGIFSMAFVQEGGSIVGVTQFGATLFNSPLKYVVMFAPFAMVMFLSFRIQKMSAGTAQMVFWVYAALMGVSLSSIFAVFTMTSITQVFFITAASFAGLSLYGYTTSKSLSGWGSFLFMGLIGIVIASIVNIFLASSALGFAISVIGVLVFAGLTAYDTQQIKEMYFEGDSADTMGKKAIMGALRLYLDFINLFIMLLQLFGNRD, from the coding sequence ATGTCAAATGATTTCCGTCAGAGCGCACATCTTGGCGGCCGCGCTGCCGAAATGGCGCGTATCGATCAGGGCCTGCGCAGCTACATGCTCAAGGTCTATAACTATATGGCCATCGCGCTCGGTGTAACCGGCGTCTTTGCCTACGGCATTTTCTCGATGGCCTTCGTTCAGGAAGGCGGCAGCATTGTCGGCGTGACCCAGTTTGGCGCGACCCTGTTCAACAGTCCGCTGAAATATGTCGTCATGTTCGCACCGTTTGCGATGGTGATGTTCCTGAGCTTCCGCATTCAGAAGATGAGCGCAGGCACCGCACAGATGGTGTTCTGGGTTTACGCCGCCCTGATGGGTGTGTCGCTGAGCTCGATCTTCGCCGTCTTCACGATGACCTCCATCACGCAGGTCTTCTTCATTACCGCGGCCTCCTTTGCTGGTCTTAGCCTATATGGCTACACCACCTCGAAGAGCCTTTCCGGTTGGGGCAGCTTCCTGTTCATGGGCCTGATCGGCATCGTGATCGCGTCGATCGTCAACATCTTCCTGGCTTCGAGCGCTCTTGGCTTTGCCATCTCCGTGATCGGCGTGCTGGTCTTTGCTGGTCTGACCGCCTATGACACCCAGCAGATCAAGGAAATGTATTTTGAAGGCGACAGCGCCGACACCATGGGCAAGAAAGCCATCATGGGTGCCCTGCGTCTGTATCTGGACTTCATCAACCTGTTCATCATGCTGCTGCAGCTGTTCGGCAATCGCGACTAA
- a CDS encoding low molecular weight protein-tyrosine-phosphatase — protein sequence MHAVPPTSILFVCLGNICRSPLAEGVLRHRAREAGVSDHFMLDSCGIGTWHLGSAPDRRSIDIAARHGVELSDLKARKLSLDDYYGFDLILAMDRSNLADIRAKQPRDGRAEIALYLDYCGLGSRLGFNEVPDPYYGGADGFEDVFQMISLASDILIQKHR from the coding sequence ATGCATGCCGTTCCCCCAACCTCGATCCTGTTTGTTTGTCTTGGCAACATCTGCCGATCGCCCTTGGCGGAGGGCGTGTTGCGCCACAGGGCCCGGGAAGCGGGGGTGAGCGACCATTTCATGCTGGACAGCTGTGGCATCGGCACCTGGCATCTGGGGAGCGCGCCTGATCGCAGATCGATCGACATCGCTGCCCGCCACGGGGTCGAGCTGTCCGATCTCAAGGCCCGCAAGCTGAGCCTTGATGACTATTACGGCTTCGACCTGATCCTTGCCATGGATCGGAGCAATCTGGCAGATATCCGCGCAAAACAGCCAAGGGACGGGCGAGCCGAGATTGCCCTCTATCTCGATTATTGCGGTCTTGGATCACGGCTGGGGTTCAATGAGGTTCCCGATCCCTATTATGGGGGCGCGGACGGATTCGAGGATGTGTTCCAGATGATCAGCCTCGCCAGCGACATTTTGATACAAAAACATCGTTGA
- a CDS encoding aldo/keto reductase, producing MEKRKLGRTDLEVSSLCLGTMTWGEQNTKAEAYEQLDYAIDQGINFIDTAELYPVPSRAATQGRTEEIIGDWMADRSNRSDVILATKVVGRSMSDYFRDDKSLPRLTRRHIFEAVDKSLKRLKTDYIDLYQIHWPDRKVTQFGANPIVYDHPEPAEDETPIAETLAAMQELVTAGKIRHLGLSNESGWGTMNYLRSADEGVGPRVVSIQNAYSLLNRTFEVNLAEIALREQVGLLAYSSLAQGIITGKYLDGKRPEGARMSLFKNFGARYFTPGAEPATRAYLKIADDFGVDVAQMALAFVESRPFTTSVIIGATRMEQLKTDIAAHQFTLTDEMEKAINEVHMVHANPCP from the coding sequence ATGGAAAAACGAAAACTAGGCCGTACCGATCTTGAAGTTTCCAGCCTGTGCCTTGGCACCATGACCTGGGGCGAACAGAACACCAAAGCCGAAGCCTATGAGCAGCTCGACTATGCCATCGATCAAGGCATCAACTTCATCGATACCGCCGAGCTTTATCCGGTCCCCAGCCGTGCAGCAACGCAAGGACGGACCGAAGAAATCATCGGGGACTGGATGGCCGATCGCAGCAACCGCAGCGACGTCATTCTGGCAACCAAGGTGGTTGGCCGCTCCATGAGCGACTATTTCCGCGATGACAAGTCTCTGCCACGCCTCACCCGTCGTCACATCTTCGAGGCCGTCGACAAGAGCCTGAAGCGCCTCAAGACCGACTATATCGACCTCTACCAGATCCATTGGCCAGACCGCAAAGTCACACAGTTCGGCGCCAACCCGATCGTCTACGATCATCCGGAACCGGCAGAAGACGAAACCCCCATCGCCGAAACGCTCGCCGCCATGCAGGAGCTGGTCACTGCCGGCAAGATCCGCCATCTCGGCTTGTCCAACGAGAGCGGTTGGGGCACGATGAACTATCTGCGCAGCGCCGATGAAGGCGTCGGCCCCCGCGTGGTGTCAATCCAGAATGCCTACAGCCTGCTCAACCGCACCTTCGAGGTCAATCTGGCCGAAATCGCCTTGCGCGAACAGGTCGGACTTCTGGCCTACTCGTCTCTCGCACAAGGCATCATCACCGGCAAATATCTCGACGGCAAGCGCCCCGAAGGCGCTCGTATGTCGCTCTTCAAGAATTTCGGTGCCCGCTACTTCACGCCCGGTGCAGAACCGGCAACCCGCGCCTACCTGAAGATTGCCGATGATTTCGGTGTCGACGTCGCCCAGATGGCACTAGCCTTTGTCGAAAGCCGCCCCTTCACCACCTCGGTGATCATCGGGGCCACCCGGATGGAACAGCTCAAGACCGACATTGCTGCCCACCAGTTCACTTTGACGGACGAGATGGAAAAGGCGATCAACGAAGTCCACATGGTTCACGCCAACCCCTGCCCATAA